A part of Flavobacteriaceae bacterium GSB9 genomic DNA contains:
- a CDS encoding TonB-dependent receptor yields MSLLQLFPILESRFDVKFSYTESDVRNVMVNAPETTKSIEEVIQYLNLSTILNFNILNDRYITVSTIDKKITICGSVLSAKDSLPLMGASVVIEDKSKGIIANVEGGFQLSDVAIEAQVVVSFLGYESVVFPAENLMKLNENCKPIFLKEKSEALNQIIISKFLTTGLQKRIDGSTVLNTEQFGVLPGLTEPDVLQSIQALPGVESVNESVSNINVRGGTNDQNLMLWDGIKMYHSGHFFGLISAYNPYLTNKVIVTKNGTPAEFSNGVSSTINMTTKNDVSREFSGGIGANLIHADTNFEIPISKKLSIHISGRRSFTDMFSTPTYSNYFERSFQDSELTTNSDNIEENNRSSNFYFYDYTTKLLYDINNDHKFRANVIGITNNLDYEESYTDNNGEIDSKTSNLEQQNLGFGSSWSAHWGPSFTTYLSAFYSKYNVDATDYRIETDQRLTQANEVLETGLKFKTDLKLSDYLDLFNGYEFSEIGILNQTTVSAPSYEKTKKDVLLNHALFSEMEYRKDKTYLRIGVRGNYFQKFRKFILEPRLNVRQRLSSRFAVKLQGEFKNQSATQIIDFQDDFLGVENRRWILANEKSIPISESKQVSFGVTFNRNNLVIDVEGFYKQVQGVTASNQGFYNNFKYINTSGNYTARGIEFLINKTAKSYSTWLSYTYCVNDYEFKNVTPSVFPNNVDIRHSLSLAFNYNVFEQLEFSFGGIYRTGRPYTKPVAGKETVMDGNRVLVNYDAPNNENLDGFFRLDTSVNYNFNMSNTILATLRAGVINVLDKKNSINRYYEVDPNNTEAVILIDNKSIGLTPNLSFRVHF; encoded by the coding sequence GTGTCCTTACTGCAGCTTTTTCCAATATTAGAATCTCGGTTTGATGTCAAGTTCTCCTATACCGAAAGCGATGTAAGAAATGTGATGGTCAATGCACCAGAAACGACTAAAAGCATTGAAGAGGTTATTCAGTATCTTAACCTTTCCACCATTTTGAATTTCAATATTTTGAATGACCGTTACATTACTGTGTCAACAATCGATAAAAAAATCACGATTTGTGGTTCGGTGCTTTCTGCTAAAGATAGTTTGCCGTTAATGGGGGCGTCAGTAGTTATTGAAGACAAGTCCAAAGGTATTATTGCTAATGTTGAGGGAGGTTTTCAGCTATCCGATGTAGCTATAGAAGCACAGGTAGTGGTGTCCTTTTTGGGTTACGAGTCTGTTGTTTTTCCTGCTGAAAACTTAATGAAACTCAATGAAAATTGTAAACCCATTTTTTTGAAGGAAAAGAGCGAAGCGCTGAACCAAATTATAATTTCAAAATTTTTAACTACTGGACTACAGAAGCGTATTGATGGAAGTACAGTATTAAACACTGAACAATTTGGTGTATTGCCGGGTCTGACCGAGCCCGATGTTTTGCAATCCATTCAAGCGCTTCCTGGAGTGGAAAGTGTTAACGAAAGTGTATCAAACATTAATGTTCGTGGTGGCACCAACGATCAAAACCTTATGCTTTGGGATGGCATAAAAATGTACCATTCGGGGCACTTTTTCGGCCTCATTTCAGCCTATAACCCCTATTTGACCAACAAAGTGATTGTAACAAAAAACGGAACACCGGCCGAGTTTAGTAATGGGGTTTCCAGTACTATTAATATGACTACGAAGAATGATGTTAGCCGTGAATTTTCGGGTGGTATTGGAGCTAATTTAATTCACGCCGATACCAATTTCGAAATTCCGATTTCCAAAAAATTGAGTATCCATATTTCAGGTCGAAGGTCGTTTACAGATATGTTCAGTACCCCTACTTACAGCAATTATTTCGAGCGTAGCTTTCAAGATAGTGAGCTTACCACCAATAGCGATAACATTGAAGAAAATAATAGATCTTCAAATTTTTACTTTTACGATTATACCACAAAACTACTTTATGATATAAACAATGACCATAAGTTTAGGGCTAATGTTATAGGTATAACTAATAATTTGGATTATGAAGAAAGCTATACCGATAATAACGGTGAAATCGATTCTAAAACCAGTAATTTGGAGCAACAAAATCTTGGTTTTGGTTCCAGTTGGTCGGCGCATTGGGGGCCATCTTTTACCACATATTTGAGTGCTTTTTATTCAAAGTATAATGTGGATGCTACCGATTATAGAATTGAAACAGATCAACGATTAACCCAAGCTAATGAGGTGCTGGAAACGGGGCTTAAGTTTAAAACAGATTTAAAATTGAGTGATTATTTGGATCTTTTTAATGGTTATGAATTCAGTGAAATTGGCATTTTAAACCAGACCACTGTTAGTGCACCTTCTTACGAAAAAACTAAAAAGGATGTATTGCTAAACCATGCCTTGTTTTCAGAAATGGAGTACCGCAAAGACAAAACCTACTTACGAATTGGTGTGCGAGGTAATTATTTTCAAAAATTCCGAAAGTTTATTTTAGAGCCGCGATTAAATGTTCGTCAAAGACTCAGTAGTCGGTTTGCTGTAAAGCTACAGGGTGAATTTAAAAACCAATCGGCTACACAGATTATCGATTTTCAAGACGATTTTTTAGGTGTTGAAAATCGTCGCTGGATTTTAGCCAATGAAAAAAGCATCCCAATTTCAGAAAGTAAACAAGTATCTTTCGGAGTGACGTTTAATCGCAACAATTTGGTTATTGATGTTGAGGGCTTTTATAAACAGGTTCAAGGTGTAACCGCATCAAACCAAGGGTTTTACAATAATTTTAAATATATTAATACCTCGGGAAACTACACGGCTCGCGGTATTGAATTTTTAATTAACAAAACCGCAAAATCCTATAGTACATGGCTTAGTTATACTTATTGTGTAAACGATTATGAGTTTAAAAACGTTACGCCTTCTGTTTTTCCTAATAACGTTGATATTCGGCACTCTTTATCGTTAGCGTTCAATTACAATGTTTTCGAGCAACTTGAGTTTTCTTTTGGAGGTATTTATCGAACGGGAAGGCCGTATACTAAACCTGTTGCGGGAAAAGAAACCGTGATGGATGGTAATAGGGTGTTAGTGAATTATGATGCGCCCAATAATGAAAACTTAGATGGTTTCTTTAGGTTGGATACTTCGGTTAATTACAATTTTAATATGTCTAATACGATTCTTGCAACGCTGCGGGCAGGGGTTATTAATGTGTTGGACAAAAAAAATAGCATAAACCGCTATTATGAAGTGGATCCAAACAATACTGAAGCCGTAATTTTAATCGATAACAAGTCCATTGGGCTAACACCAAATCTTAGTTTTAGAGTACATTTTTAA
- a CDS encoding FecR family protein: MNKESDILKWFNGEISAEEIKKRYPNDDFSTLEKVGFYSKQFEVPTVDAQQALQAFKNRNHKKDDSKVIPLNFKMVLKVAAVLVVLLTSSYFLFFNNAKTYETTIAQTETLRLPDDSEVVLNAQSKLSFDKKEWKNNRILGLHGEAYFKVTKGKTFIVKTNAGSVQVLGTQFNVKERKNYFEVMCYEGSVKVKSGKRETVLKPGKSFRLVKGDMVVVSDFKANKPSWLAQESSFVNVPLWQVIDELEAQYDFKIDASNVDVSKPYTGTFTHNDKNIALQSVTVPLKLSYKINGKQVELYNYASK, translated from the coding sequence ATGAATAAAGAAAGCGACATATTAAAATGGTTTAACGGCGAGATTTCGGCTGAGGAAATAAAAAAACGTTACCCCAATGACGATTTTTCGACACTAGAAAAAGTGGGTTTTTATTCCAAGCAATTTGAAGTTCCAACGGTTGATGCCCAGCAAGCTTTGCAGGCCTTTAAAAACAGAAATCATAAAAAAGACGATTCAAAAGTTATTCCGTTAAATTTCAAAATGGTTTTGAAAGTGGCCGCTGTTTTGGTGGTGCTTTTAACGTCCAGTTATTTTTTGTTTTTTAATAATGCCAAAACCTACGAAACAACAATAGCTCAGACTGAAACCTTGAGACTTCCAGACGATTCTGAGGTGGTCTTAAATGCACAATCTAAACTATCTTTTGATAAAAAAGAATGGAAAAATAACCGAATTTTAGGTTTACATGGAGAGGCTTACTTTAAAGTTACCAAAGGAAAAACCTTTATCGTAAAAACCAATGCTGGGAGTGTTCAGGTTTTAGGGACACAATTTAATGTCAAGGAGCGTAAAAATTATTTTGAAGTGATGTGTTATGAAGGTTCCGTAAAAGTAAAATCAGGAAAAAGAGAAACTGTTTTAAAACCGGGAAAATCCTTTAGGCTGGTTAAAGGTGATATGGTAGTCGTCTCAGATTTTAAAGCAAATAAACCTTCTTGGCTAGCACAAGAATCAAGTTTTGTTAACGTACCGCTATGGCAAGTAATTGATGAACTGGAAGCGCAATACGATTTTAAAATTGATGCCTCAAATGTAGATGTTTCAAAACCCTACACGGGAACTTTTACCCATAACGATAAAAATATAGCACTGCAATCTGTAACCGTTCCTTTAAAGTTGAGCTACAAGATAAATGGGAAGCAAGTCGAGTTATACAACTATGCGTCAAAGTAA
- a CDS encoding sigma-70 family RNA polymerase sigma factor, whose protein sequence is MQKPNLCDEAYFNEFYLEHVQHASNFAFYKCGDKDNALDLVQDAFSKIWENCSKIDFTKAKTYLFTTVNNLFLNKVKHQKVVMEYAKASPYVDENNQSPEYLLEEEEFKKKLQQAIALLSVAQREVFLLNRIEGKKYREIAEMLGVSQKAVEKRMSGALKILRKHIENI, encoded by the coding sequence ATGCAGAAACCTAATCTTTGCGATGAAGCTTACTTTAACGAATTTTATTTAGAGCATGTTCAGCATGCCAGTAATTTTGCCTTTTATAAATGTGGCGATAAAGACAATGCCTTGGACTTGGTACAGGATGCGTTCTCAAAAATTTGGGAAAACTGTTCTAAAATAGATTTTACTAAAGCTAAAACATATTTGTTTACTACTGTCAATAATCTATTTTTAAACAAGGTGAAGCACCAAAAAGTGGTCATGGAATACGCTAAGGCTTCACCGTATGTTGATGAAAATAACCAAAGTCCCGAATACCTTTTAGAGGAAGAGGAGTTTAAAAAGAAATTGCAGCAAGCCATCGCATTGCTTTCTGTGGCACAGCGCGAAGTTTTTTTGTTAAATAGAATAGAAGGAAAAAAATACCGTGAAATAGCCGAAATGCTTGGTGTTTCGCAAAAAGCTGTTGAAAAGCGGATGTCTGGTGCGTTAAAAATTTTACGCAAACACATAGAAAACATCTAA
- a CDS encoding membrane metalloprotease, with the protein MKIKISICLVVLFSFFQSCTKDQNSEDNKDTIRVNANKQATGSSSNDLLSGNVFSKMEIQIAYVEGFEPTQAAINNFVLFLESKINKPDGISIEKIKIPSPAKDKLSIEEIADIENTYRTKYNNEKTIAIWALFVDGESDKNDDNTVILGSAYWNTSFVIYQKTIHEFSNSPIEPNRSTLETTVINHELGHILGLTNLGAPLQSDHEDSAHPKHCNNSNCLMYWETESGASIGKMVNSGSVPQLGPECIADLKANGGK; encoded by the coding sequence ATGAAAATTAAAATTTCAATATGCCTAGTTGTTCTTTTTAGTTTTTTTCAAAGCTGTACTAAAGACCAAAATTCAGAAGACAATAAAGACACGATAAGAGTCAATGCGAACAAACAGGCAACGGGCAGCTCTTCAAACGATTTATTGTCCGGCAATGTTTTTTCCAAAATGGAAATTCAGATAGCTTATGTTGAAGGTTTCGAACCAACACAAGCCGCCATAAACAATTTTGTATTGTTTTTAGAGTCCAAAATCAATAAGCCTGATGGTATTTCAATTGAAAAAATAAAAATACCATCACCGGCGAAAGACAAGTTAAGTATTGAGGAAATTGCTGATATTGAAAACACTTACCGCACCAAGTATAACAACGAAAAAACCATAGCTATTTGGGCGCTTTTTGTTGACGGTGAATCGGATAAAAATGATGACAACACCGTGATTTTAGGCTCGGCCTACTGGAACACATCTTTCGTTATTTACCAAAAAACTATCCATGAATTTAGCAATAGCCCTATTGAACCTAACCGAAGTACACTAGAAACTACCGTTATCAATCACGAACTTGGTCACATTTTAGGTCTAACCAATTTAGGCGCTCCACTACAAAGCGACCATGAAGATAGCGCACACCCTAAACATTGTAACAATAGCAATTGCCTTATGTACTGGGAAACCGAATCGGGTGCTAGCATTGGCAAAATGGTCAACTCGGGCTCAGTACCTCAACTTGGCCCCGAATGTATTGCCGATTTAAAGGCTAACGGCGGAAAATAA
- a CDS encoding PorT family protein, with amino-acid sequence MKTYFLSILAIFTISISTMAQESNNSTSNAGLKFGYNLAAVSFDGDTDTGQRHGFHVGFYGESFVTEAAALQIELLYSQQGYELEDGSGTFTQKLDYINLPLSLKIYPVNTFYLEAGPQIGLAISHKEEFDSNFGLFDTSQEFEPNNFDWGFNFGGGFKTESGISLGVRYHLGMGDIYDEGSPQNRIWQFSLGFDF; translated from the coding sequence ATGAAAACCTATTTTTTATCAATTTTAGCCATTTTTACTATTTCAATAAGTACCATGGCACAAGAAAGCAATAATAGCACATCAAATGCTGGATTAAAATTTGGATACAATTTAGCAGCCGTTAGTTTTGATGGTGATACCGATACAGGCCAACGTCATGGGTTTCACGTTGGGTTTTACGGAGAATCGTTCGTTACTGAAGCAGCAGCTCTTCAAATTGAATTATTATATTCTCAACAAGGTTATGAGCTAGAGGACGGTAGCGGCACCTTTACCCAAAAACTAGATTACATCAACCTACCTTTGTCTTTAAAAATTTATCCGGTCAATACCTTCTACTTAGAGGCCGGACCGCAAATAGGCTTAGCCATTTCCCATAAAGAAGAATTTGATAGCAACTTCGGGCTTTTCGATACTTCACAGGAATTTGAACCCAACAACTTCGATTGGGGTTTTAATTTTGGTGGTGGTTTCAAAACCGAATCTGGTATTTCTTTAGGCGTTCGCTACCATTTAGGCATGGGCGATATTTATGACGAAGGTAGTCCGCAAAACAGGATCTGGCAATTCTCTCTTGGATTTGACTTCTAA